From the genome of Polyangiaceae bacterium, one region includes:
- a CDS encoding penicillin-binding protein — protein MRAFFSSLLLASALVVSSTNDAHAAGLHQVRVTNDGVYGSIGSKGKPIKLTLDPELQRAAQRLLDRSGAPEGAIVASDVRTGRILAWASRGSRDFVSEPYAPSASLFKIVTAASLLEGGYANESTKVCWSGGERSIRPADLEARGGACTEFGETLGKSINMVFARMAKKHLDAGDLRRMAGTLGFSGDVPIDIEVRPGRVEIPEDPFGMARAAAGFWNGKLSPLGALFAMQTIANHGERVSFVLRDPGGPVARHGGRQALRPSIARTLNRMLQVTTRRGTCVKAFRHADGTRALPGMAVAAKTGTLVGGHPARMFSWFASFAPADKPEIAVVVMLANDITWRTKANIVGRDVLEEYFHSKSNRVARSGSKKRKR, from the coding sequence ATCCGCGCCTTCTTCAGCTCCCTCTTGCTCGCTTCTGCGCTCGTCGTTTCTTCGACGAACGATGCTCATGCCGCCGGACTGCATCAGGTTCGCGTGACCAACGATGGCGTGTACGGGAGCATCGGATCGAAGGGCAAACCGATAAAGCTCACGCTGGATCCTGAGCTCCAGCGGGCCGCGCAGAGGCTGCTCGATCGTTCAGGTGCACCCGAGGGCGCGATCGTCGCATCCGACGTGCGCACCGGACGAATCCTCGCGTGGGCGAGTCGCGGAAGCCGCGACTTCGTCTCCGAACCTTACGCACCCAGCGCGAGCCTGTTCAAGATCGTCACGGCCGCATCGCTGCTCGAAGGCGGCTACGCGAACGAAAGCACGAAGGTGTGCTGGAGCGGAGGCGAGCGGAGCATTCGTCCCGCGGACCTCGAAGCGCGCGGCGGAGCTTGCACCGAGTTTGGCGAAACGCTTGGCAAGAGCATCAACATGGTGTTTGCCCGCATGGCGAAAAAACACCTCGATGCTGGCGATTTGCGCCGCATGGCTGGGACGCTCGGTTTTTCCGGGGACGTTCCCATCGACATCGAGGTTCGTCCGGGCCGCGTGGAAATCCCCGAAGACCCCTTCGGCATGGCGCGTGCCGCAGCGGGGTTCTGGAATGGCAAACTCTCACCGCTCGGAGCGCTCTTTGCCATGCAGACCATCGCCAACCATGGTGAGCGCGTGAGCTTCGTTCTGCGTGATCCGGGCGGACCCGTCGCACGACACGGCGGTCGTCAGGCGCTTCGTCCGAGCATCGCGCGCACGCTCAATCGCATGCTGCAAGTCACGACGCGTCGAGGTACGTGCGTGAAAGCGTTTCGTCACGCCGACGGCACGCGAGCGCTTCCCGGCATGGCCGTCGCTGCAAAGACCGGCACGCTCGTTGGAGGTCATCCTGCGCGCATGTTCTCCTGGTTTGCATCGTTTGCCCCCGCGGACAAACCCGAGATCGCCGTGGTCGTGATGCTCGCCAACGACATTACGTGGCGGACGAAAGCGAACATCGTCGGACGTGACGTGCTCGAAGAATACTTTCATTCCAAAAGCAACCGCGTGGCACGATCTGGCTCGAAGAAACGGAAGCGGTGA
- a CDS encoding cytochrome P450 produces the protein METPSHSPNPRQRRIPIAPGALPLVGHGYTYSRGPLEFLQYAAAWGPVVEVRLGPLTAILLREPADIERLVVGESKRLTKDAMTRELRRILGDGLLTTEGDTWLRHRRLIAPVFQPSSVAGLGDIMVEVTERQMQRIELETQRELHADMTQLTLDIVTSALFASDIGSEASKVGPAIHALMEHFGSGLVSLFPWIERLPLASNRRAHAALEALDDVLMGIVRRARSRNGARLDLLSMLLAARDDAGTGLGDRELRDHLMTFFLAGHETTALALTFAVVLLGKNPDAESRLREEISTVLGDRRATSADMSRLPYARAVILEAMRLYPPAWAIGREALEDVTVAGYHVPKGGQLWMSQWVNHRDPRYFPDPERFRPERWLDNLERTLPRFAYYPFGGGHRICIGNHFAMMEAILALVTLMGRHRIRLVNPDAPIKLFASITLRPKYPIPVVYEDARRKNSLHDLPKPTGSP, from the coding sequence ATGGAAACGCCAAGCCATTCCCCAAACCCTCGACAGCGACGTATTCCGATCGCACCCGGTGCATTGCCGCTCGTTGGTCACGGCTATACGTACAGTCGCGGTCCCCTCGAATTTCTTCAATATGCTGCAGCTTGGGGGCCTGTGGTCGAGGTACGTCTCGGGCCTCTGACGGCCATCCTGTTGCGCGAACCGGCGGACATCGAGCGACTTGTCGTCGGTGAAAGCAAGCGTTTGACCAAGGATGCGATGACGCGCGAGTTGCGCCGCATCCTTGGTGACGGTTTGCTCACGACCGAGGGAGATACGTGGCTTCGCCATCGGCGACTCATTGCGCCCGTGTTTCAGCCGTCGAGCGTTGCGGGACTCGGCGACATCATGGTGGAGGTCACGGAGCGTCAGATGCAGCGGATCGAGCTCGAAACGCAGCGCGAGCTGCATGCCGACATGACACAGCTCACGCTCGACATCGTGACGAGCGCGCTTTTTGCGAGTGACATTGGATCCGAAGCGTCGAAGGTTGGGCCAGCCATCCATGCACTGATGGAGCATTTTGGTAGTGGGCTCGTTTCGCTTTTTCCGTGGATCGAGCGATTGCCTTTGGCATCGAATCGGCGCGCCCATGCGGCGCTCGAAGCGCTCGACGATGTCCTCATGGGTATCGTTCGTCGAGCACGATCGCGCAATGGTGCGCGGCTCGACCTTTTGTCGATGCTTCTTGCTGCGCGAGACGATGCTGGAACGGGGCTTGGCGATCGCGAATTACGTGATCATCTCATGACGTTTTTCCTGGCCGGTCATGAAACGACGGCTCTTGCGCTCACGTTTGCAGTCGTTCTGCTCGGCAAAAATCCCGACGCAGAGAGCCGTTTGCGGGAGGAGATTTCGACGGTTCTCGGGGATCGGCGTGCCACATCGGCCGACATGTCGCGCCTGCCTTATGCGCGCGCAGTCATTCTCGAAGCGATGCGATTGTATCCGCCCGCGTGGGCCATTGGTCGCGAAGCGCTCGAAGACGTCACCGTGGCCGGATATCATGTTCCCAAGGGCGGGCAATTGTGGATGTCGCAATGGGTGAATCACCGCGATCCTCGATATTTTCCGGATCCCGAGCGATTTCGCCCGGAAAGGTGGCTCGACAATCTCGAGCGCACGTTGCCTCGATTTGCTTATTATCCATTCGGGGGTGGTCATCGCATTTGCATTGGCAATCATTTCGCCATGATGGAAGCGATCTTGGCGCTCGTCACGCTCATGGGTCGTCATCGAATTCGATTGGTGAATCCGGATGCTCCCATCAAGCTTTTTGCCAGCATCACACTCCGTCCGAAATACCCCATCCCCGTCGTTTACGAGGATGCGCGGCGGAAAAACTCGCTCCACGACCTACCCAAACCCACAGGAAGTCCATGA
- a CDS encoding inorganic diphosphatase: protein MHPLHDIHVAATSIAEFVPAVIEIPRGSKLKYELDKRTGLLMLDRVLYSSVHYPANYGFIPQTHAGDGDPLDILVLMQEPVHPLTIVRARPIGGFCMRDDKGVDDKIISVAIDDPAYAHYNDSGELPPHVLVELRRFFQDYKVLEGKISEVDTLYDRGRALEVITESLDAYKTGASWAKP from the coding sequence ATGCATCCGCTGCACGACATTCACGTTGCCGCCACATCCATTGCAGAGTTCGTCCCTGCGGTCATCGAAATTCCACGAGGATCGAAACTCAAATACGAGCTCGACAAACGCACCGGCCTGCTCATGCTCGACCGCGTGCTTTATTCGTCCGTGCATTACCCGGCGAATTATGGCTTCATACCGCAAACGCATGCCGGCGACGGCGATCCGCTCGATATCCTCGTGCTCATGCAGGAGCCTGTGCATCCGCTCACCATCGTTCGAGCGCGACCGATTGGTGGGTTTTGCATGCGCGACGACAAAGGCGTCGACGACAAGATCATTTCTGTCGCTATCGACGATCCCGCCTACGCCCATTACAACGATTCCGGCGAATTACCTCCGCACGTTCTCGTCGAGCTGAGGCGTTTTTTCCAAGACTACAAGGTGCTCGAGGGCAAAATCAGCGAGGTCGATACCTTGTACGACCGCGGCCGGGCGCTCGAAGTCATCACAGAATCGCTCGACGCCTACAAGACCGGAGCGTCATGGGCGAAACCCTAA
- a CDS encoding zf-TFIIB domain-containing protein: MSNRYRTTQPPCPLCGGVMEDRAAADAVVDVCSECHAVWLDWFDGDIATVASEVEVVKTIPTHVSEKHLCPRCRKELASERLYETGPHVYRCAECSGVLVPSVVLDEVVALGPADQLPDAEDPGPLARAIAKLRRIFGATSEPPAR, from the coding sequence ATGAGCAATCGTTATCGCACCACGCAGCCGCCCTGCCCGCTTTGCGGCGGCGTCATGGAGGATCGAGCGGCCGCCGATGCCGTCGTCGATGTTTGCTCCGAGTGCCACGCGGTATGGCTCGATTGGTTCGACGGCGACATCGCCACCGTCGCCAGCGAAGTCGAGGTTGTCAAGACAATCCCGACCCATGTTTCGGAAAAACACCTTTGCCCCCGGTGCCGCAAAGAGCTCGCTTCGGAACGGCTCTACGAAACGGGACCTCACGTCTATCGATGTGCGGAATGCTCCGGCGTGCTCGTCCCGTCCGTCGTGCTCGATGAAGTCGTGGCGCTCGGACCAGCCGATCAACTGCCCGATGCGGAAGACCCGGGCCCTCTCGCTCGTGCCATTGCCAAATTGCGCCGCATCTTTGGGGCCACATCCGAGCCCCCTGCACGTTAG
- the malQ gene encoding 4-alpha-glucanotransferase — MAQPTEQTNTEGKLHRDAGILLHPTSLPGHHGMGDIGAIAREFIDWLESAGLGAWQILPLNPTGNNCPYVAWSAFAGNPLLVDLVGLAEEGLLDKADVAQSLPHGHLIDYDAVHAFKEPRLEKAAAKLLASPKHPLYAEYQSFRAAEAEWAEDAALFWVIKQKNGGKAWWEWDKKLRDRDSSALEKFRQKYARDIDVQAAVLFFFEHQWGKLRAYAKARNIRIIGDLPIYVDRDSVDVWAHRRLFQLNEEGIPLGVSGVPPDYFSKLGQLWGNPLYDWEQMAKDDFGWWWSRIRRVLAHTDVVRIDHFRGFAAYWKIPFGAPDARSGEWIEGPGMAFFDALKRHGGDLPLIAEDLGIIDDAVVNLRRGAGLPGMRVLQFGFGGDAENLHLPHNHEPDNIVYPGTHDNDTTVGFFRSAEPHVRVHVQRYLRVNGHDIAWDFIHAAFASVARTAMIPMQDVLSLGSDARMNNPATTKGNWRFILQGNVFRPEYAARLRDFADLYGRRSAATAPAKEAR, encoded by the coding sequence ATGGCTCAACCGACCGAACAAACCAACACCGAGGGCAAACTCCACCGCGACGCAGGCATCCTTCTGCATCCGACGTCGCTGCCAGGTCATCATGGCATGGGCGACATTGGAGCCATTGCGCGCGAGTTCATCGACTGGCTCGAGTCAGCGGGGCTTGGCGCATGGCAAATCTTGCCGCTCAACCCGACGGGCAACAACTGCCCGTACGTTGCTTGGTCGGCGTTTGCGGGCAATCCGCTCCTCGTGGATCTCGTGGGGCTCGCCGAAGAAGGGCTGCTCGACAAAGCCGACGTAGCCCAGAGCCTGCCGCACGGGCACCTCATCGATTACGACGCCGTTCACGCATTCAAGGAACCTCGTCTCGAAAAAGCAGCGGCCAAGCTCCTCGCGAGTCCCAAGCATCCCCTTTACGCCGAGTACCAATCGTTTCGTGCAGCGGAAGCCGAGTGGGCCGAGGACGCTGCGCTCTTTTGGGTCATCAAGCAAAAAAATGGGGGCAAGGCTTGGTGGGAGTGGGATAAAAAACTCCGCGATCGCGATTCGAGCGCTTTGGAGAAATTCCGACAAAAGTACGCGCGGGACATTGATGTTCAGGCTGCCGTCCTGTTTTTCTTCGAGCATCAATGGGGTAAACTGCGAGCATACGCGAAAGCGCGAAACATTCGAATCATTGGTGATTTGCCCATTTACGTCGATCGCGACAGCGTCGATGTGTGGGCGCATCGCAGACTTTTCCAGCTCAATGAGGAAGGTATTCCTCTCGGCGTTTCGGGCGTTCCACCGGATTACTTCAGCAAGCTCGGGCAGCTCTGGGGCAATCCGCTCTACGATTGGGAGCAGATGGCCAAGGACGACTTTGGCTGGTGGTGGTCGCGAATTCGTCGCGTTCTTGCGCACACCGACGTCGTGAGAATCGACCATTTTCGAGGTTTTGCGGCGTATTGGAAAATTCCTTTTGGCGCGCCCGATGCGCGCAGTGGCGAGTGGATCGAAGGGCCAGGCATGGCGTTTTTCGATGCGCTGAAGCGCCATGGAGGCGACTTGCCGCTCATTGCCGAAGATCTCGGGATCATCGACGATGCGGTCGTGAATTTGCGTCGAGGTGCGGGTTTGCCCGGAATGCGTGTTTTGCAATTCGGATTCGGTGGTGACGCAGAGAATCTGCATTTGCCGCATAACCACGAACCCGACAACATCGTTTATCCAGGCACGCACGACAACGACACGACCGTCGGGTTTTTCCGGTCCGCGGAGCCTCATGTGCGCGTCCACGTGCAGCGTTATCTGCGCGTAAACGGGCACGACATTGCGTGGGACTTCATTCACGCGGCATTTGCTTCGGTCGCCCGTACGGCCATGATCCCGATGCAAGACGTCTTGTCGCTCGGTTCCGACGCGCGAATGAACAACCCGGCCACCACCAAGGGCAACTGGCGGTTCATTCTGCAGGGCAACGTGTTTCGCCCCGAATACGCCGCTCGTCTGCGCGATTTTGCGGATCTCTACGGGCGACGATCCGCCGCTACAGCACCTGCAAAGGAAGCCCGATGA
- a CDS encoding BolA family transcriptional regulator, translating to MTRQERIQDKLAKGLDIVHLVVENESHMHSVPKGSETHFKVLVVSPMFEGLGAVERHRRVHGVLSDELRSGLHALTLRALTPAQWEAEGAQGFQSPACLGGSKHDAKR from the coding sequence GTGACTCGCCAAGAGAGAATTCAGGACAAGCTCGCGAAGGGGCTCGACATCGTGCACCTCGTGGTCGAAAACGAAAGCCACATGCACAGCGTTCCGAAGGGCTCGGAAACGCACTTCAAAGTGCTCGTGGTCAGCCCGATGTTCGAAGGACTAGGAGCCGTCGAGCGCCACCGGCGTGTGCACGGCGTCTTGTCGGACGAGCTGCGTTCGGGGCTGCATGCGCTCACGCTGCGGGCGCTCACGCCGGCGCAATGGGAAGCCGAAGGCGCTCAGGGATTTCAGTCCCCGGCGTGCCTTGGCGGCAGCAAACACGACGCGAAAAGATAG
- a CDS encoding Stp1/IreP family PP2C-type Ser/Thr phosphatase produces the protein MRAIAAGLSDVGRTREHNEDRFILLPEFNVYVVADGMGGHQSGEVASRMAASAIATYFRAEGDRAAAMNPGQRLRDALVDANKKIHSRADDSRMHRGMGTTAVAGVYSPEDRMFFVAHAGDSRCYLVRGTHIKQLTRDHSLIAEALLERPDLSETDLGYLPKNVITRALGISPTVDVDLCAERAQPNDVFLLCSDGLHGLVTDEQIATIIQKHQVLTDACAELVQRANEAGGRDNITVVLVRIEPEEAPWSKPPRESERGRAQ, from the coding sequence ATGCGAGCGATCGCGGCTGGCTTGTCGGATGTGGGCAGAACGCGCGAGCACAACGAGGATCGTTTCATCCTCCTGCCCGAGTTCAATGTGTACGTCGTCGCCGACGGAATGGGTGGACACCAATCGGGCGAGGTGGCGAGTCGCATGGCTGCGAGCGCGATTGCCACGTACTTTCGCGCCGAAGGTGATCGCGCCGCGGCGATGAATCCAGGGCAGCGGCTGCGCGACGCCTTGGTCGATGCCAACAAGAAAATTCATTCACGCGCGGATGATTCGCGCATGCATCGCGGCATGGGCACGACGGCGGTTGCGGGCGTGTACTCGCCCGAGGATCGCATGTTTTTCGTGGCGCACGCAGGAGACAGTCGCTGTTACCTCGTGCGAGGTACGCACATCAAACAGCTCACGCGCGATCACTCGCTCATCGCCGAAGCGCTTCTGGAACGCCCGGACCTCAGTGAGACCGATCTCGGTTACCTGCCGAAGAACGTGATCACGCGGGCTCTTGGGATTTCACCCACCGTCGATGTGGATCTGTGTGCCGAGCGCGCGCAGCCGAACGACGTGTTCTTGTTGTGCTCCGACGGGTTGCACGGCCTCGTCACCGACGAGCAGATCGCGACGATCATTCAGAAGCACCAAGTGCTCACGGATGCCTGTGCCGAATTGGTTCAACGAGCCAACGAAGCCGGAGGGCGGGACAACATCACGGTCGTGCTCGTGCGCATCGAGCCCGAGGAGGCTCCGTGGAGCAAGCCCCCGCGCGAGTCCGAGCGCGGCCGCGCTCAGTAG